One Thermincola ferriacetica DNA segment encodes these proteins:
- a CDS encoding ABC transporter permease: MQLTDIALKNLQRRKSRMLFLVFGMVFGIATIVTLFTLTGAMEKSINKKIEETGLKLAITPQTDTVSFSVGGIPVVTGVSYNVKELPPDLLDKINSINDAAKIKVVAPKVMGVTQINGIKVLAVGVDFPSEWKIKSWWEISAGGRPDKPGEVLVGAKAAEKLGLVVGKTVELNEQTFTVSGILAETGEEEDGIIFLSIEDARKVLGKQNSYSFVEITTVKDEQVAASISAAIAKKVPGARVSIVKEAAEARQELVGKFSKFSLVVSLVMVIIAALIITTTMMASVNERTREIGIFRAIGFRQAHISRIILTEAGIVCGISGIIGYLAGMGVAILIAPLFNTFELEIYWNLFFGAAVVVGAIALGLIAGLYPASKASKLDPTEALRFI; the protein is encoded by the coding sequence ATGCAGTTGACAGATATAGCATTAAAGAACCTGCAGCGTCGGAAATCCAGGATGTTATTCCTGGTATTTGGCATGGTTTTCGGGATTGCCACCATTGTAACCCTGTTTACTTTAACCGGCGCCATGGAGAAAAGCATCAACAAAAAAATCGAAGAAACAGGGTTAAAGCTGGCTATAACCCCCCAAACGGATACCGTTTCATTCTCGGTAGGCGGTATTCCCGTTGTTACAGGTGTTTCTTATAACGTAAAAGAACTGCCGCCGGACCTTTTGGACAAAATTAATTCTATAAATGATGCCGCTAAAATAAAAGTGGTCGCTCCCAAGGTTATGGGCGTTACCCAAATCAACGGCATAAAGGTTCTTGCCGTGGGCGTTGATTTTCCCAGTGAATGGAAGATAAAATCCTGGTGGGAAATAAGCGCTGGAGGCCGCCCCGATAAACCCGGCGAGGTTCTTGTCGGGGCCAAGGCCGCCGAAAAGCTGGGTTTAGTTGTTGGTAAGACTGTTGAATTAAATGAGCAGACTTTTACTGTGTCAGGAATACTGGCAGAAACCGGGGAAGAAGAAGACGGGATTATTTTTCTCAGTATAGAGGATGCCCGTAAAGTATTAGGAAAACAGAACAGTTACAGTTTTGTTGAAATAACCACCGTAAAAGATGAGCAGGTAGCGGCAAGCATATCGGCGGCAATTGCCAAAAAGGTACCTGGAGCAAGGGTCAGCATAGTTAAGGAAGCCGCTGAGGCCCGGCAGGAGTTGGTGGGTAAATTCAGCAAGTTCTCGTTGGTGGTATCACTTGTAATGGTCATAATTGCCGCTCTTATTATTACCACTACCATGATGGCCTCAGTAAACGAAAGGACCCGTGAAATAGGTATTTTCAGGGCCATCGGGTTCAGGCAGGCTCATATCAGTCGGATAATTTTGACAGAAGCGGGTATAGTATGCGGTATCAGTGGTATTATTGGTTACCTGGCGGGTATGGGCGTGGCCATCCTGATTGCCCCCCTGTTCAACACTTTTGAACTGGAGATTTATTGGAACCTCTTTTTCGGAGCCGCCGTCGTGGTAGGAGCAATAGCGCTTGGGCTAATTGCCGGCCTTTACCCTGCCTCTAAAGCATCTAAGCTTGACCCGACTGAAGCTTTACGGTTTATTTGA
- a CDS encoding ABC transporter ATP-binding protein, whose protein sequence is MSLIRVNNVKKVYNGGEGEVVALGGITFEVQEGEFIALMGPSGSGKSTLLTILGAMNPPTSGQVIIDDIDVYSLPNEKRADFRSEYLGFVFQQFQLIPYLTALENVMLPLAITGKSNREQVTMAERVLEKVGLGSKKNRLPNQLSGGEQERVAIARAIVNEPPILFADEPTGALDTKTGEEIMELFKLLNRDGQTIIMVTHNPEFLSHVKRAIFIRDGVLDETKHPGKKMAV, encoded by the coding sequence ATGAGTTTGATTCGGGTAAATAACGTTAAAAAGGTATATAACGGCGGGGAAGGTGAAGTTGTAGCGCTGGGAGGTATAACTTTTGAAGTGCAGGAAGGGGAGTTTATTGCTTTAATGGGGCCTTCCGGTTCCGGTAAAAGTACTCTTCTCACCATACTGGGGGCTATGAATCCGCCGACTTCCGGCCAGGTAATAATTGATGATATAGACGTTTATAGTCTACCTAATGAAAAACGGGCGGATTTCCGCAGTGAGTATCTGGGCTTTGTATTTCAGCAGTTCCAACTCATACCTTACTTGACTGCCCTTGAAAATGTCATGTTACCCCTGGCCATCACCGGGAAATCTAACCGGGAACAGGTGACCATGGCTGAGCGTGTTCTTGAAAAGGTAGGCTTGGGTAGCAAGAAAAACAGGCTTCCCAACCAGTTGTCCGGAGGTGAACAGGAGCGGGTAGCTATTGCCAGAGCGATAGTTAACGAACCGCCAATCCTATTCGCCGATGAGCCTACCGGTGCACTTGATACTAAGACAGGCGAGGAAATAATGGAACTGTTTAAACTTCTTAACCGTGACGGGCAGACCATCATTATGGTTACCCATAACCCCGAGTTCTTGTCTCATGTCAAAAGGGCCATCTTTATACGGGACGGAGTCCTTGATGAGACCAAGCACCCAGGGAAGAAAATGGCTGTCTAG
- a CDS encoding ABC transporter permease has protein sequence MKLHNIAINNLRRRKTKMAFLIAGMVIGIATIVTLYTITTAMEQEIADKFDQIGSNMTVVPQSDSLSMSYEGVSASDVGGSVNLMTMDDVAKIRTIKNKENIATVAPKLLDSLEVEKKKRLVMGIQFPAELRLKKWWKINGSKPENEKDILLGSEAARALGKKPGDQLEIGGSRYKIAGVLEPTGNQEDSVIFMDLSTLQALTGKKDAVSFVEVAALCYTCPIEEITRQISEKLPNTKVTAIREAVQARKDFVDRFSQLGISVSIIVLVIGSLVVLTTMMSSVNERTREIGIFRAIGFRKSSIVAIILMEAGIISIIGGLAGYLVGMAAAKFTAPVIAQMEVIISWKYETGLASLVIAIIVGLLASFLPALQAARQDPVEALRYM, from the coding sequence GTGAAGCTGCACAATATTGCAATAAATAACCTTCGGCGCAGAAAAACCAAAATGGCTTTCTTGATCGCCGGGATGGTCATAGGTATCGCAACGATTGTTACATTGTACACAATAACTACTGCCATGGAGCAGGAAATTGCGGACAAGTTTGACCAAATCGGTTCGAACATGACGGTGGTGCCGCAATCAGACTCCCTAAGTATGTCTTATGAAGGCGTCAGTGCTTCTGATGTGGGCGGCAGCGTAAACCTGATGACAATGGACGATGTGGCCAAAATCAGAACAATAAAAAATAAGGAGAACATAGCTACTGTAGCTCCTAAGCTCCTGGATTCCCTGGAAGTTGAAAAGAAGAAAAGGCTGGTCATGGGTATACAGTTCCCCGCTGAACTCAGGTTGAAAAAATGGTGGAAGATAAACGGTAGCAAGCCGGAGAATGAAAAAGATATCCTCCTCGGGTCTGAAGCTGCCCGGGCGCTCGGGAAGAAACCGGGAGACCAACTGGAGATTGGCGGGAGCCGGTATAAGATTGCCGGGGTGCTGGAGCCAACGGGGAACCAGGAGGATTCGGTGATTTTTATGGATTTATCGACCTTGCAGGCGCTGACAGGAAAAAAGGATGCGGTCAGCTTTGTAGAGGTTGCTGCACTTTGTTATACATGCCCTATCGAAGAGATAACCAGGCAGATATCTGAAAAACTGCCAAACACCAAAGTTACGGCTATCAGGGAGGCGGTGCAGGCCAGGAAGGACTTTGTGGACAGGTTCAGCCAATTGGGAATTTCCGTTTCCATCATAGTGCTTGTGATAGGTTCCCTGGTTGTCCTGACCACGATGATGTCTTCCGTTAACGAACGAACCAGAGAAATTGGCATTTTTCGAGCGATAGGATTCAGAAAAAGCAGTATCGTTGCTATAATTCTTATGGAAGCCGGCATTATCAGCATAATAGGGGGGTTGGCCGGGTACCTGGTCGGTATGGCAGCTGCTAAATTTACTGCACCGGTAATTGCCCAGATGGAAGTAATTATTTCCTGGAAATACGAGACAGGGCTTGCTTCTCTGGTAATTGCCATAATTGTCGGTCTGCTGGCCAGCTTCCTGCCTGCCTTGCAGGCAGCTCGCCAGGACCCTGTGGAAGCCCTTCGCTATATGTAG
- a CDS encoding Fe-S-containing protein: MSRADKKAKFTEQKSRKASTMFLIGVGVIIVAAVGFFALRKPQGIEGTVNVGATDYTNQSIEMTEIKPEITDTKVVVNMDDIKNNKIVTFNVPGISFTLNNGTPFNYLPLVAYVSPQGNVVLARSLCEPCSGTRFHIEGEELVCNACGTRWSLENLQGISGGCPEYPPETVKYQADGNKMVIDMQVLKNWQPRPI, encoded by the coding sequence GTGAGCAGAGCAGATAAAAAAGCGAAATTTACTGAGCAAAAATCAAGAAAGGCCTCAACGATGTTTCTTATTGGTGTAGGTGTTATTATTGTGGCTGCTGTTGGTTTCTTTGCTTTAAGGAAGCCGCAAGGGATTGAAGGAACAGTAAATGTTGGCGCAACAGATTACACCAACCAGTCTATAGAAATGACCGAGATTAAACCTGAAATAACCGATACAAAAGTGGTTGTTAATATGGACGACATCAAGAACAACAAGATAGTTACTTTCAACGTTCCCGGAATATCTTTTACTTTGAATAATGGGACTCCGTTTAATTACCTTCCCCTGGTGGCCTATGTTTCTCCGCAAGGAAACGTGGTTCTGGCAAGAAGCCTTTGTGAACCGTGCAGTGGTACCAGGTTCCACATTGAAGGGGAAGAGTTGGTCTGCAACGCCTGCGGCACTAGGTGGTCTCTGGAGAATTTGCAGGGAATTTCAGGCGGCTGTCCGGAGTACCCACCGGAAACTGTTAAATACCAGGCAGACGGTAACAAAATGGTCATTGATATGCAAGTCTTGAAAAATTGGCAGCCACGGCCAATTTAG
- a CDS encoding M56 family metallopeptidase yields the protein MDFKLFVSQVAHPFILYVLFGTLFSYVLIKQLFRMPRFQNARAKVYMLFIPLLLPFGAFIILQTTRYQQCILTVDYNHKTFNMINQWLCSMGNVLATYITPLFLLTGALAIFKAIVSLIACNRMIRRYGFALPENFPVLFKILKGLCHKADIAVPRVLVTRDRFARSFTFGFKKPVIVLSQGLIDNLDEDELEAVLAHELAHIIRSDSILNWITVFLRDVMFFTPVMYWLFRDLSQEKEHATDDITIALSGKPLALAGALIKVWRMSPKNIWASIALDNFMPYPNFAAGEGALEGRITRIIDRDAYRETGLSKILLPLIAVAGSSLLLLYLVC from the coding sequence ATGGATTTCAAACTATTTGTTTCCCAGGTAGCCCACCCCTTTATTTTATATGTATTATTCGGAACTCTTTTTTCCTATGTCCTGATAAAGCAGTTATTTAGGATGCCGAGGTTTCAAAATGCCAGGGCAAAGGTATACATGCTGTTTATTCCCCTGTTGCTTCCCTTTGGCGCGTTTATTATACTGCAAACTACTCGGTACCAGCAGTGTATCTTAACTGTTGATTATAACCATAAGACATTTAATATGATAAACCAGTGGCTTTGTTCCATGGGAAATGTCTTAGCCACTTATATAACGCCGCTGTTTCTTCTTACAGGCGCCCTGGCCATCTTTAAGGCTATTGTCAGCCTGATAGCCTGCAACAGGATGATTCGGCGTTATGGTTTTGCCTTGCCGGAAAATTTCCCGGTGTTGTTCAAAATCTTAAAAGGGCTATGCCATAAAGCAGATATTGCGGTACCAAGGGTACTTGTCACAAGGGATCGGTTTGCCCGGTCTTTTACCTTTGGTTTTAAAAAGCCGGTAATTGTTCTTTCCCAGGGACTTATTGACAACCTAGATGAAGATGAACTGGAAGCGGTATTGGCCCATGAACTTGCTCATATCATCAGGTCTGACTCAATTTTAAACTGGATTACCGTCTTTTTAAGAGACGTAATGTTTTTCACTCCGGTAATGTACTGGCTCTTCCGGGATCTGTCCCAGGAAAAAGAGCATGCCACTGATGATATAACCATAGCCTTATCAGGGAAACCGCTTGCCCTGGCGGGCGCCCTTATAAAAGTTTGGCGCATGTCACCGAAGAATATTTGGGCTTCCATAGCCCTGGATAACTTTATGCCTTATCCTAATTTTGCGGCCGGCGAAGGCGCTTTGGAAGGAAGGATTACCCGAATCATAGACCGCGATGCATACAGGGAGACAGGATTGAGTAAAATTCTGCTTCCCCTGATTGCAGTGGCAGGCAGCAGTTTACTGCTGCTGTATCTGGTTTGTTAA
- a CDS encoding BlaI/MecI/CopY family transcriptional regulator, translating into MKFFKSLISDFKPHKMGLKKVLGDLEADIMGIIWKEGKATVRDVYEALRLQREIAYTTVMTIMGRLAEKNLLTKEPLGNAYVYTPTVSQEEFSKQVVSEVLDGLLEEFAEPAISHLVERISSEDENKIAELEKLIRERRSKGAK; encoded by the coding sequence GTGAAGTTTTTCAAGAGCCTGATTTCAGATTTCAAACCTCATAAAATGGGGCTGAAAAAGGTTTTGGGTGATTTAGAAGCCGATATTATGGGAATTATTTGGAAAGAAGGCAAGGCTACTGTTAGGGATGTATATGAAGCGCTTCGGTTACAAAGAGAGATAGCCTATACTACTGTAATGACCATTATGGGCAGGTTGGCGGAGAAGAATTTGCTCACTAAAGAACCTTTGGGTAATGCTTATGTCTATACGCCCACAGTATCCCAGGAGGAATTTTCCAAGCAAGTTGTCAGTGAAGTGCTTGACGGGCTGTTAGAAGAATTTGCTGAACCTGCGATATCCCATTTAGTTGAGAGGATTAGCTCGGAGGATGAAAATAAGATCGCCGAACTGGAGAAGCTTATCAGGGAAAGGCGGTCCAAGGGGGCTAAGTAA
- a CDS encoding Na/Pi cotransporter family protein, with protein sequence MTVLLKLSAGMALLLFGMQFMKTGLENVAQRRMRQALHTLTRTAAMGTLAGTIITMLVQSSTAITVMTIGLVNARVISFTQALGIVLGTNIGTCITTQIISFNLNDLALPAIGLGAIIMTWSRRKGWYYLGQSIVGFGIVFLGIGVITGSMEPLKNSSLFNTVMHSLGQSHLLALLAGITVTALIHSSSTTTGIIIALSHQGLIDLPMAIAMVLGSNIGTCITGILAAIGSSPAAQRVAWAHVLLNVVGVLIFFPLIAPFSNLLTITADSLPRQIANAHTIFNVISSLAVLPFIRQFAALLERIVPD encoded by the coding sequence ATGACTGTTTTGTTGAAACTGAGCGCCGGCATGGCCCTGTTGCTGTTTGGCATGCAGTTTATGAAAACGGGTCTGGAAAATGTAGCCCAACGCCGAATGCGGCAGGCTCTGCATACCCTTACCCGAACCGCGGCTATGGGTACCCTGGCCGGCACCATAATTACCATGTTAGTTCAAAGCAGCACTGCGATTACGGTAATGACAATAGGTTTGGTAAATGCCAGAGTTATCAGCTTTACCCAGGCCCTGGGCATTGTCCTGGGCACTAATATAGGTACATGTATAACAACGCAAATCATTTCCTTTAACCTGAATGACCTGGCCCTCCCCGCTATCGGATTAGGCGCCATCATCATGACCTGGAGTAGGAGGAAGGGCTGGTATTACCTGGGGCAGTCAATTGTGGGGTTTGGTATCGTGTTTTTGGGCATTGGCGTAATAACCGGCTCCATGGAGCCCCTAAAAAATTCTTCCTTGTTTAACACCGTAATGCATTCGCTGGGGCAATCGCATCTCCTGGCACTTCTGGCAGGTATAACAGTTACAGCGTTAATCCACAGCAGCAGCACGACCACCGGTATTATCATTGCTTTGTCTCACCAGGGACTGATAGACTTGCCCATGGCAATAGCCATGGTCCTGGGCAGTAACATTGGCACCTGTATTACCGGAATACTGGCAGCCATCGGCAGTTCACCTGCAGCGCAAAGGGTGGCGTGGGCTCACGTTCTTTTAAATGTGGTAGGTGTACTGATCTTCTTTCCTTTAATTGCTCCGTTCAGCAACCTGTTAACCATAACTGCCGATAGCCTGCCCCGCCAGATTGCCAATGCGCATACCATTTTCAACGTCATCAGCTCGCTGGCAGTACTCCCGTTTATCAGGCAGTTCGCCGCCCTGCTGGAAAGGATAGTGCCGGATTAA
- a CDS encoding methyl-accepting chemotaxis protein, which translates to MLKRSFGLKLVVVFVIMLFFVATGVGLYALNNMDGQMKALISEKLMSDIATGSELLEVIYPGDWYVRGGNLYKGDLQIASDFPFVTKLAKLTGDTVQLYFRGQLLAGSTGDVNKEGFGGQELERLARSTRAGLESIAGNQVGVRPIVTKSGEQVGFWIVTVPANRHKVMIRNLQIKMMAGAYFALFVTSFIFYMITRIISKPINQIVDGMTNAEKGDLSVKLDIDTQDEFSFLGEKFNSMIDHIGVLVNNIVTIAEKVANHADTLNFGAAESSKITEQIAQTVQMVATGTEDQSKSIEQTSLTINEMSKGIQQVAGNSQNVLNASHEANEAALEGGKAVENAIKQMASISTTVNNSALTVRALGERSQQIGYIVDIITGIAKQTNLLALNAAIEAARAGEQGRGFAVVAEEVRKLAEQSGEAAKQIADLVKEIQEDTEQAVQAMESGLQEVANGTVAVNNAGEAFKNIMNTISKVVDQIQEVSVAAEEMAAAAGQAVAAIQNVASISEETAASAQQVAAAAEEQTASVEETAASASVLADLANELRESVSRFKV; encoded by the coding sequence TTGTTAAAGCGCAGCTTCGGACTAAAACTGGTTGTGGTGTTTGTGATAATGCTGTTTTTTGTGGCCACCGGGGTCGGACTTTACGCGCTGAATAACATGGATGGTCAGATGAAAGCGTTGATTAGTGAAAAGCTTATGTCTGATATAGCGACTGGGAGTGAGCTGCTGGAAGTTATCTATCCGGGGGATTGGTATGTTCGGGGCGGCAATCTTTACAAAGGCGATTTGCAGATTGCCTCTGATTTTCCTTTTGTTACTAAACTGGCTAAGTTAACAGGAGATACTGTGCAGTTATATTTTAGAGGGCAACTGTTGGCCGGAAGCACCGGTGATGTGAATAAGGAAGGGTTTGGGGGGCAGGAATTGGAGCGCCTGGCGCGGTCTACCAGGGCCGGGCTGGAAAGTATTGCCGGTAATCAGGTCGGGGTCAGGCCAATTGTTACAAAGAGCGGGGAGCAGGTCGGGTTTTGGATCGTAACTGTTCCTGCTAACAGGCACAAGGTGATGATCCGGAACCTGCAGATAAAAATGATGGCGGGAGCCTACTTTGCGCTTTTTGTAACCAGTTTTATATTTTACATGATTACCCGCATCATTTCCAAGCCGATAAACCAGATAGTAGACGGAATGACCAACGCTGAAAAAGGCGATTTATCTGTCAAACTGGATATCGATACCCAGGACGAATTCAGTTTTCTCGGCGAAAAATTTAACAGCATGATTGACCATATTGGTGTACTGGTTAATAATATAGTGACCATTGCTGAAAAAGTTGCTAATCATGCCGATACTCTTAATTTCGGCGCAGCCGAATCTTCCAAGATTACGGAGCAGATAGCCCAGACTGTCCAGATGGTGGCTACGGGAACGGAAGACCAGTCCAAAAGTATAGAACAAACATCACTCACCATTAACGAGATGTCCAAGGGCATCCAGCAGGTTGCCGGCAATTCCCAAAACGTATTAAACGCCTCCCATGAAGCTAACGAAGCTGCCCTGGAGGGCGGTAAGGCTGTTGAAAATGCCATTAAACAAATGGCGTCCATAAGTACAACTGTAAATAATTCAGCTTTAACTGTCAGGGCATTGGGAGAAAGGTCCCAGCAGATTGGTTACATAGTGGATATAATCACGGGTATCGCGAAGCAGACCAACCTACTTGCCTTAAATGCTGCCATTGAGGCAGCCAGGGCCGGGGAACAGGGCCGGGGATTTGCGGTTGTAGCGGAAGAAGTGAGAAAATTGGCGGAACAGTCGGGAGAGGCCGCAAAACAAATAGCCGACCTGGTGAAAGAAATTCAGGAAGATACAGAGCAGGCGGTTCAGGCCATGGAATCAGGTTTGCAGGAAGTTGCTAACGGAACAGTGGCTGTAAATAATGCCGGCGAAGCATTTAAAAATATTATGAATACTATATCCAAAGTAGTGGACCAGATCCAGGAGGTTTCCGTAGCTGCCGAAGAGATGGCTGCCGCTGCTGGACAGGCAGTTGCCGCTATTCAAAACGTTGCCAGTATTTCCGAGGAAACAGCCGCCAGCGCCCAACAGGTGGCTGCAGCGGCTGAAGAACAGACTGCATCTGTGGAAGAAACGGCAGCCTCAGCCAGTGTTTTGGCGGACCTGGCCAATGAGCTCAGGGAAAGTGTCAGCCGTTTTAAAGTATAA
- a CDS encoding D-alanyl-D-alanine carboxypeptidase family protein, producing MSFGKRSISILLVVFFVITVVGGPVIAPVYAQEPGIVGKAGVLIDARSGQVLYAKNPDLRLPPASTTKILTVAIALEEGDVNDKVTVSKNAVTQEGSSIYLTAGETLTLEDLLYGVLLSSGNDAAVAVAEHIAGSVPAFVELMNKKAKEWGATNSNFCNPNGLPNDEHYTTARDLAMIAKHAMELPLFREMAATKVKEIKRADPANFFRLINHNKLLWRYEGANGIKTGYTRVAQQCLVSSAKRGDQEFIAVVLGSVGNNIWTDSMALLDYGFKNFRTTKLVEKGKFIQEISVKDGTGKVRVVTEKEQYFTGKLADNEVPKAKTIIFKGLAAPIKKGQKVGYITYNFGDKEIGRVYLVAANAVDKKVMVERHPWILPVAGITLCLGFVITWNRKRALRRYRKGFKHFYRGPIR from the coding sequence ATGTCCTTTGGTAAACGGTCAATCAGTATATTGTTGGTGGTTTTTTTTGTAATAACTGTTGTAGGAGGACCGGTTATTGCTCCGGTATATGCCCAGGAACCCGGTATTGTCGGAAAAGCCGGGGTTTTGATTGATGCCAGAAGCGGCCAGGTGCTTTACGCCAAAAACCCGGATCTCCGGCTGCCTCCAGCGAGCACAACCAAAATACTGACAGTGGCCATAGCGTTGGAGGAAGGGGATGTTAACGACAAAGTTACGGTAAGTAAAAACGCTGTAACGCAGGAAGGTTCATCTATTTATCTGACGGCAGGGGAAACCCTGACTCTGGAAGACCTGTTATACGGCGTACTTTTAAGCTCTGGAAATGACGCGGCTGTGGCTGTAGCCGAGCATATTGCCGGTTCTGTGCCTGCCTTTGTAGAGCTGATGAACAAAAAAGCGAAAGAATGGGGCGCAACAAATTCCAATTTTTGCAACCCTAATGGGTTGCCCAATGATGAACATTATACCACTGCCAGGGATTTAGCCATGATTGCCAAACATGCTATGGAATTGCCTTTGTTTCGGGAGATGGCCGCTACCAAGGTAAAGGAAATTAAACGGGCCGATCCGGCCAATTTCTTCAGACTCATAAACCATAATAAATTGTTGTGGCGCTATGAAGGGGCTAATGGAATTAAGACGGGCTACACAAGGGTTGCCCAGCAGTGCCTGGTTTCATCCGCAAAACGTGGGGACCAGGAGTTTATAGCGGTGGTTTTGGGTTCGGTGGGGAATAACATTTGGACAGATTCTATGGCCCTGCTTGACTATGGATTTAAAAATTTCCGGACAACCAAACTTGTCGAGAAAGGCAAGTTCATACAGGAGATTTCTGTCAAAGACGGGACAGGTAAAGTGCGGGTTGTCACGGAAAAGGAACAATACTTTACCGGCAAACTGGCGGACAATGAGGTTCCCAAAGCAAAAACCATTATTTTCAAGGGATTGGCTGCTCCTATCAAAAAAGGCCAAAAGGTCGGATATATTACTTATAACTTCGGCGATAAGGAAATCGGGCGCGTATATTTGGTGGCGGCCAATGCCGTTGATAAAAAAGTGATGGTGGAAAGGCACCCTTGGATACTGCCGGTGGCAGGAATCACCCTTTGTCTGGGGTTTGTAATAACATGGAACAGGAAACGCGCTTTACGGCGGTACAGAAAAGGTTTCAAACATTTTTACAGGGGCCCCATCAGGTAA